The following nucleotide sequence is from Juglans microcarpa x Juglans regia isolate MS1-56 chromosome 6D, Jm3101_v1.0, whole genome shotgun sequence.
attaaaaatattatatataatattaaaaaatctatatataatattaaaaaattaatttaaaatatataatatagtgaatcAGTCCGATCCGGTCCTAAAAAGTATAGAACCGAAATCGGAACGGTACCAACCAATTTCGAAATTAAGGAAACCAGTTCTGGACCAGGACCGGTCCAAAACCGAACCAGTTCCACTGGTTCAGGCCGGTCCGATTCTGTTTCCCGAttaaaatttacacccctaatcatATTGTTTGTATGTAGTTGTCGCTTGTAATGTCTTTGATTCTTTGACAGACCATTTTATGATGCAATTTGAAAATTGTGTGACAATTTGGAGTAGGGGTGTTATCCACGCCTCAAGGGGCCACCCCAGCCATCTGGCCATGGCCCCACTTCTCGAGCAGGTGCTCCTGTCCAGATGTTGGGAACGGATTGGCCCTCTAGTTGTCCAACCTATGATGATCAGCATTGAATGATCCATGCTGGCAAGTGAATGGAAAGCATGGGCAACCCTCTATTATTTGACGATGGGGACAAGAAATGACCACAATAATTACCAATTGTCAAGACACCACTCGAGaagccacgctgcattaatggcGTCACTTCAGACGCCACGCCTCATTAAAGACTATGGCTGGGGCAATTGTAGGCGTGACACAAAACCCTAACACAAGGTAGGAGAATGTCCTCCCAAAAGCTCGTATAAAGGCCATGATACATGTACGAATGAATCTCTCTGAACCCTATTATTCTCCAACAATTCTCTTAGGTGAACTATTAACTTTGGCATTAGAGGTTCCCCGGACTACCATCGAGCTCATCTTTATCTTTGTGATCGCATGAACTTAGCCCAAGCAtatgaaacacgtccttaacactacatttttttacaaaaaatatcaacaaattTGTACAAAGCAAAGTTACAAACTTACATATCATACAAATCCAAACTAAAACCAAACTAAACTTAcagataaaaaaattcacaaatccaacaaaaacaaacttaCAAAATTACAGatcaaaggaaagaaataaacaaaaccaagtcttaatcgGCGAATTGCACAAATCTTCAAATATGGTCAAACCCACGAGCCACAACTATAGTCATGGGCCATACAATTTTGTGAACAAATCTTCAGAGATTGTGGGTAGATTTGTATGGCCCATGGCTGCTGCTATAGGGTCATTAATTAAACTCACAAACCCGTCATGACGTCACCCACGGTCGCAGTTGCCAGCTATGGATCTGTAACGACAATGGAGAGCTATACAAAAGCTAGAACTCGCAGTTGTGGGTCTCTAACGCCAGTCGTGACCCATGACAACAGAGAGAATTTTTCTACTGGcttagaggaggaggagaagaagaatggaagagggagaagaatagaaataagagagaatagAGGATTGTGGCCACTGGCAGTTTGGCACTGAGGCGTGAAAGCCTGAAAGGGAGGGAGGAGGACTGGCTGGGAAGTAGAGATTTGAGAGGAGAGAGAAGTGGTATTTATAGTtaagattttgttttgttttggttttaataTAAATGTTATTATGATTTAtcttgatataaatatatatatatatatatatataaatctataacAAAACGATGTCATTTTGTAGATACCCAACGTTTCAATATAaatccaattatatatatgcaagtcGAATGGGAAAATTCCTAGCAGGCTTGAGCTTAGCCTAGGTTCCATCCCTACCTTTTCACAGCGTGCAGTAATCCGCTTGCATACATGCACCTGACAGACGAGGGACCCCATCCTCCCCAGGAGAGGGCTAGACACTAGGGCGCGAGGGGCAAAGACCTGCCACACACTCCTAATTTAGAGGTGTAttaccatgtttttttttttccgtttaaCTATTTCATAAGCTTGTTATCTTTTTTAATGAACACTTTATATTTTAACCAACTTTTATGCTGGTCACGGAATTTTAAtttgctagttttttttttttttacttgttgaaataaaataataataataattcttgaattttttatttttttgagtaaaCCAAACATATGAATGCTTGTAGTTGCTGAAAGAACAGTTGAAGCAAACGCACATATGACCACTAAagagtaagatgagatgaaaattttgtgaataatgtCTGGTTTGGGGGCTAGGACGCAACCCAAGATTTTTATCCTGTTTCAAGTTTGAGATGAGATCAAATATCCAAACGCACATTTGGGCAAAAACACAACCAAGATATCTGtgtctcaatttttattttattgttcatAGACATGACAATATACAGACAGCTAGTAGCTGTTGTCCCTACTCTGGTTGTACTTTTTCCTAACCATTACttctttcttccctctttcaACGACCTCCTTCTATCTATAATGAAACTCTCATTCATTGATGTGTCGACCCATGAACTACATATGAATCCATTGATGAGTTCATGTATCACGTAGTAGCAAAATCTCATCGATTCAAGTGGCGACCCAAACCCTTAAACCGATTTCTCCTTCGTGCCCTGATTGTGAAAATCAGCTCCTCTTACCTCCGAATCGCATCTCTGCAACCTCTGTATTGACGTCGTTTGTGTTCCCTTTCCCTTACAGGCACTGTGCTCCAACCCTTTCCAACCTCAAATCATCCTGCAAGGAGAATCTCTTGCCCTAACCTGTGCATTGGCAGTGTAATGTGTACCCCTACCCAGCCGAATCTCTGGCCCTAAACCATAGCCTTTGTTCTGCATCCTTACCACGAAGAGAGGTGACCTCAACAGAGATCCGTGGGCTCACGTGGTTTGAAATTGTAATAACGCACTGTCGTTGTTGACTTTAGCTGTCTCATTGCCCACTTAAAATGGTGTATAAAGTCACAGTTTGCACTCCAACAGAATGCACCCCAATGAACCGGTGCAAGTCTCGTAACGCCATCCTCAAATGTCGCAATAGATGTCTGGCCGTCCATAACTCGACCACCATGAGTCCTAAGACACACTCCTACCAGGTATATTTGCATCATATTTCAAATTCCTTTAACTGGATGACAAGTTCTTGCAAGCTAAGATAAATATACAATATTATTGTCAATCCGTGTTGTGTCTGGAAAAATTTTCAGACGTTGGAGTTGGTAGTTTACAGATGTTGGTGTATTTGTCTAGGGCTCACATGATTAGGCTTCATTTCAATAGGTTATATTCATGAAATGCAGATTGCTAGTTTTTGTATTGTTAAGGTCTGTATTGTCAATGATCAAGGCTTGGTAGAGAGGACCTGAGTTTGAGGAATTTCAAATAGGATGTTTTGAGGCCTTGAAATGTGCTATGCTTATGTGCTGCAATCTGTTCTAGGAATAAACCTTGGGACATGCATTACTCGGCCATCCCTAAACAATCTGTAATGCAAAGTAGAAGGCAAACTTGGTCTTGCCAAATTGGACCTTTAAGCAAATATCACATTCCTTCTCGATTATTATTCATCACAAAAACAACAGATCTCAGGTGATATAGGCACCAACTCATAACCCAGAATGTTTATCTTCCACCTCAACTCACTTGTAGTTCCCAACTTGCACTTCAAATCACCAATCTGCTCCCTTGCCTTAAGGCCTTTGAAAACCCCACCAATATTAGTACAAACTACATCCACTTTATACAGACTTTTCATTCTTATCTGCTTGTCTATTCAACTCTCTCCATGGCCATTTTCCTATTAATACTGGTTAGACTCAAATATTTGCATGTCTATATACTACATTATGGCCATGTCTCTAAACTCAGAGACAATTTTCGActcaaaagatatttttctCATACAAACTGAAAACAATCTAAAACCcctgaatattttcaaaagcaaataaaaatattgataaaactACCTTTGTCATACATTATCTCTATTTCTATGCATAATGGAGTCTCATCTCACCTAACTACTTAAGAGGTTTATGGTATGTGCCCCGAAGTGTTGAATTCATTGACCTAAACtgaatcattacttaattagaTTCACCTCTTCCATAAACCTTTGTCAACAAATGGACGTTTgggattttttatattatacatttttattatatacaaacaTCAAACATTTGTATATCTTCATAGAAGACAAGACATTTTCTAAACTTGagtttataaacttataaacttgtgaaaaattaaagttaTATCCCGAGACCCACACAGACCTATCTATTTGGTATGTTGAAGTCTTTCCAACCATAGTATGCTTTGTTAAGGAAATGAAAGTAACCAATCCTTTGTTATATTTATAgtctaaaactcttttgtttcaCCCTAAATTCTATATCATCCACACTCTTGGAAGCCACAAAATTTGTCCCTTTTTTTGCTTTGCTGGAGGCCTAACTTATACCATTTTTTGTTGTAGCGTTACTACTTACGCTCAACATCCAGGTTATCATCTCGAAAGGTATGAATGTAGTtagttgatttttaaatttattggttttcaactttttacCTTGTTCCGTCTAACCTTTTTATCTACTTCATTCTAGATTTCATATTACTCACAATTGGTATATCATCTCACTGCATGTGCAATCATTGGTTTTATTTGAGCATATATTAGAACCATATGGACAATGATACCATCGATTCGACCCGGGATGGAAGCTTATGGGCAGATGCGTTCAAGGATTTGTTGATAGAGATTTTGTATGAAGACATCTTGATGGATAGATTGAGAGGAGGGAGGATCACAAACGGTGATCATGTAAGGATTGCTGAAAAGTTGTCTGTCGTTGggccaaaaaatattaattttgatcaaAGCAAACTTGCTCGTCTCAAACGAAGACAACGGGAATTTACCGATCTTATGAAGCAAATTGGTTTGGGGTGGGACCCAAAGAGCAAGACACCAGTTGCTAGTGAGGAACACTGGGCGAATGCCCTTCGGGTACTACAATCTATTTAAGTCGTTTTTAAAATCTATTAGTACTAGAGAAGAGATCAACATTCCATGATGCTAATTCTAATCACTCTCTTCTACCATTAGGTGAGACCATCATGGAAGCATTTCAAGACGATGGGATGCCCAAAGTATGAAAAACTTTGCGCAATATTTGGTTGTTCAGTTGCGACTAGTACAATGCATCGGGCTTCAACAAATCCGGTCCCAGACAATGACGATAAGCGCTTGCTTGATGAGGAGATAAAAAATCATGGCCGACCAGTTACTGATCATGATGCGGGCCCCTTGGGCGATCCCCAGGTGCCACCGAGACCCTCCTCCGCCTTCTATGCCAGCGGATCTCATAGACGACAAAGGGGAGGGCCCATCCAAGACCCAGCCATTCAAATGCAAATGAGCGAGACCATTGATGCTATCAGATGTGGTGCCAAAGCTAGAGAGAAGGCAGCGATGGAATCGATGAAGTACAACAGGTTGAGGAAGCGTAGTAAAGGGGACACTAGCATGGAGTCATTTGGAGCGTTTGATCTCCAAATGCATTGTATGAAGCTGCTTGAAGAAGTACAACCTCCCTTACTGCCTGAGCAATTTAACAAAGCCTTTGACCGATTATTGAGCACAAAAGTGCAGAGGTCGTTTGTGTTGATCTCGGATACTCGCAGACGTCAGTGGGCTTGAAGTTTGCACTGATCGGTCACGAAGGGGATGAGTTTTTTTATGGGAATGGTCCGCCGGTTTGTTTGGATTGAATGGTTATCACATTAGAGATAGCCATTCTCTCAGCTTTTAtgcatgtcttttataaaattgtttgttgttttttcatttcatgaaCAACTACTTATTTTCGGGATGTTTCTACAGCCACTTATATTCGAGATGCTTTGTATTTGAGCTTGTCATGTCTGTTAACATGCATTGTACTTCTAATTTGTTTGTTGAATTTGTGATATTATTCACCTTATGCATTTCTTGATTTTAcgtaaatattatgattatgcTGATtaggaaatttataaaattattgtgattatgCATTTGGGTTTATTCCAAAATGTTCCCACCTCCATATTTAAGTAAGCATGAATCTCTAATATTGAAAAGTAATCTactaatttttctatatttttgtatgCACAAGCATTCCGTTATTCATAATGGACAATGAGAGTAGTTCGGAAGAAGCCCCATCAATGGAAACAAACGGTGAGATGGAGGGTACATGCTCAAGTAGGTCTCAGATGTGCGTGGCAGATGACCCTATCCGCTCATCTCATTCGAGTGAAGATGAAGCTGCAACCTAGGAGGTGAACATCGTCTACATGATGTGGATGGCATCACAATTGTCTGGAGGTCAAGTTCGAACGCCCGTACACAATATTGGCCTACGGGGGGATCAATATATTCAAGTAGTCTTGAATGAGAACCCCAGGACTAGCAAAACAATGTTTCAAATGGAAGTGCCGGCCTTTCGTTATGTTTGTGACCTCTTACGAGGGTCATTAATTATGGACCCTATGGAGAGGGTGTCTGTTGAGGAATCATTAGGCATGTTTTGTCTTCTTCTTGGCCATGCACAAGGTCCACGCATCATTGGGGACCGGTTCCAACATTCAAGCGGGAGAATTAACCGCCATGTGAAAACGGTGATGCTGGTGCTACATCAGCTTGGGAGGACTGTGATTAGGCGCACAAACACAGATGGGGTCCATCCTTACATTGCGGGGAACCTCCACAATTATCCATGGTTTGAGGTATGAACTTTCCTATATCTGCCCTATGGTTTTTAAAGTTGCTGTGtatgctttttttttcatgacatcaaaatatttatatagtttacATATGTTATATGATAATGGTTTTATAGAAATATCTTGGTGCGATGGACGACACCATGATTGACGTTGCTGCACCATCTAGATTGAGTAACGCATATAGAAATCATCGTGGTCGAATCGCTCAAAATGTGTTGTGCTTATGTGACTTCGATATGAAGTTCACGTATGTATATACTAGTTGGGAGGGAACAAGCCATGATGCAAGAATATTCTTGGATGCCTTGAAGCGACGTCAGAATCAATTTTCATTGCCACCACAAGGtaaattttgtactttttatttgatatgacatattcattttaatttggtaattaaataatattttgcaCAAGTAATTAATTTCAGTTGTGTCATGTAATTTTTCAGTTGTGTAGGTTATTATTATCTTGTCAATTCCGCATTTCCATGCATTGAGAAGTTTATGCCTCCCTATTCATGAGAGATGTATTATCGATCTGATCGTTATAGCGGTCGTCAATTCCGAGGCTATAAAGATTATTTCAACTTCCGCCATTCATCGTTACGCAACATTATTGAACTTACGTTCGCATTATTGAAAAATCGATTTCAaatattgaatgtgatgcctcaatATCGGCCTACGAGACAAGGGATGCTCGTTACCGCATGTTGTACACTGCACAATCTTATGAAAACAGTAACGCCGAATGATGAGTTTATTCAGGCTGCACTGGCACTTTAGTTTAGTGAAGAAAATTTAGTTGGGGACGACCACGCGGGCAAGACCTTTGAAGTAGTTGACATGTCCCATAAGTTAGCCTGAGCTATGGTAGTACAGAGAGATGAGATTGCGATTCCTACGTGGGAAGATAGGTTTGGAGAATGAACGTGTAGTGGCTTTCAAAAACACTTTATGGTTttgtattatttaaataattaatattgtttcgTATGCATGTTTTGGATTGCTTTAAATTTGGTATATGTACTACAAACATCGACATTCTATATGAGTTTTCATTCCATACACGAAATTATTGTCTTTACTCAACGAACACGCATtgaacaaattatttaaaaggaACTTTTCAACCAGGGAAAAATAACCCACAACCTCGTACATGACTGTCAACTTTAAATTGTCAATGATGACAAAAAAGGTTATCCCGAGTCATTTAGTTACTCATAGAGTAATGCCGTTAGGaagaaatgaaattagaaaatcaTGTAGTTGTTAACCAAAAAAAAGTGCCTACCAAagtttaataacattttattaaaggaaaatgacaaTATGTCCAAATCAGAGATCTGTActtgtctttttatttctttgttaggaTTTCtgtttgtattcttttttttttttataatgtgtttttatatttttctacataaaattagtaaaaatgCCATAAGATCAAGATGGCATTAGTTCCACTTGAAAGGCCACAAGTACAGATCATAGATGAAGGTCAAGCATATTAGATAGTAGCAGATCATAGAATAGTGTAATAAATACAACAGTTCACAACCCAGGTGCACTTAACAACATGTCATTGTGTCTTCTGGTAACAACCGTTCATTTTaccttaaataaattatttcatgtaAATCATTTAGGGtagcattaaattatttacattatcATTAGGGTTAACAATTTTAACACtacataataaagtaataaataaaacccaagaTGAGATCAAGGAACATTTGTACTTCATCTTCATTGATTGAAATTTGGCGCCTTCTATTTTTGCATGTTCTGCCCtatcctttcatttcttcattttGCTAATTGTAACGTCCGCTCATAACAAACTGGTAGTGACATTGCAAGATCAACCCATTAGAAAAAACCACACTGGATTTGACCCTTATAATATCGACAATTAAAAAAAGGCGTCCCAAAATTGTTGGGCTTGGCCGACGTCTGTAGTTTGGAGGGAATGCCACAATAATATAGAGGTATTCGTCCCAATACCAGCTCATCTTTTGCCCTCATAGGATGAGGGTAATTTATGGACACACCGCTATTAGTTGCCATAATTCTTGCACAGAAAGTAAAAACTACAAAGTCAACAAACTGCTTGGGTAAAGATTCTCATATTCCTTCTGAAGAGAATAAAGGCAGATAGCTATATGGAAGCATTGGCATGTGCACTGCCCACAGAGGGTTTATTCAGGTAATGTTATGAAGGGAAATGCATtatcagaaaatatatatattggtttgaGTGACTGGACTTCAGAAGATTATAATATCAACATATACATTCCAAACTATAATAATATCACATGAATAACAAAAGTTGCAGCAGTTCCACCCTTGACCCCTTTAGTTGTTTCGACAGATTAGTTCAATTGTTTATATCATCAGTTGCTACTACAATCTAGTTACTATGATAAACCTCCTTGCCCCCTTTCCCAACCAAACAACATGgttacaaaatgaaaaagagtaACTTGTAAAAGCATCTAATTGACATGGTTAGTTATTGAAACAAACACAGTAATGAAACTAAAATGAATTACAAAAATCGAGATATAGAAATGGTTTgggataaaatatatatagttaaggtCTTAGATAGTAGCAGAGTAATTTTAGCAACATGGTCAGTAATGGAAACAAACATAGTAATGCAACTAAACTGAATTACAGACTCCAATATAGTAATGGTTTAGGAAACTGAACGGAATGCATTCTTGGCCTTCGGATCGTTGTGCTTCGAAACACACAAAGTACAAATTACTAAAAGTATGAAGTCGTGAAACAAAATATGTACAACAACAGCATCTTAAAATCTTTCAACACAAACTGAGATCCTAATCATTGTCACTGTAAATCAAACCAAATCATTACTCAAAATGGAGATGCGAAACCCATGAAGGAAACCCTAATCTCGAGGGCTTGGATTTcgttttagaattttaagaaatataggAACTTACCTAGTTGTCGACTTTGTAGTTGTGccagaaagataaaaattgagaAAGGGAAGACGAAGCTCGTGCACAAGTCCTTCGATATAGCTGGAGAGGGAGGGTCTTGAATCGCAGGCT
It contains:
- the LOC121234496 gene encoding uncharacterized protein LOC121234496, translating into MDPMERVSVEESLGMFCLLLGHAQGPRIIGDRFQHSSGRINRHVKTVMLVLHQLGRTVIRRTNTDGVHPYIAGNLHNYPWFEKYLGAMDDTMIDVAAPSRLSNAYRNHRGRIAQNVLCLCDFDMKFTYVYTSWEGTSHDARIFLDALKRRQNQFSLPPQGYYYLVNSAFPCIEKFMPPYS